From a region of the Castor canadensis chromosome 7, mCasCan1.hap1v2, whole genome shotgun sequence genome:
- the Mrps16 gene encoding small ribosomal subunit protein bS16m yields the protein MVHLTTLLCKAYHGGHLTIRLALGGCTNRPFYRIVAAHNKCPRDGRFVEQLGSYDPLPNSHGEKLVALNLDRIRHWIGCGAHLSKPMEKLLGLSGFFPLHPMMITNAERLRRKRAHEVLLASQKTNSEATETETN from the exons ATGGTGCACCTCA CTACTCTTCTCTGCAAGGCCTATCATGGGGGCCACTTAACCATCCGCCTTGCTCTGGGTGGCTGCACCAACCGACCCTTCTACCGCATCGTGGCAGCTCACAACAAGTGTCCCAGGGACGGCCGTTTTGTAGAGCAGTTGGGCTCCTATGATCCACTGCCCAACAGTCATGGAGAAAAACTCGTCGCCCTCAACCTGGACAGGATTCGGCATTGGATTGGCTGTGGGGCCCACCTCTCTAAGCCTATGGAGAAACTTCTGG gtctttctggCTTTTTCCCTCTGCATCCTATGATGATCACAAATGCTGAGAGACTGCGAAGGAAACGGGCACATGAAGTCCTCTTAGCTTCTCAGAAAACAAATTCAGAGGCTACAGAAACAGAAACGAACTGA